The following is a genomic window from Amycolatopsis acidiphila.
CGACCGCGATCAAGACCTGGCGCGAGGCCGAAGTCCTCTCCGGCGCCAAATCCGATCCCGGTGACGCGCACGTGATCGCCGACTACCTGCGAGTGCGGATCCACCGGCTCCGCCCCGCCGCACCGTTGTCCAGCCACACCAAGGCATTGCGCGCCGTCGTGCGTACCCGTAGCGAACTTGTCGAGGCCCGTATAGCGGCGTCCAACCAGCTCGCCGCATTGCTGGATGCACACTGGCCAGGCGCCAAGGTCATCTTCGCCAACATCGAGTCCGCGATCGCGCTGGCGTTCCTGACCCGCTATCCCACCGCTGCCTCGGCGGCCTCGTTGACCGAGAAGCGGCTGGCCGCGTTCTGCACCAAACAAGGCTACTCGGGCAAGAAACCCGCCGCCGTCCTGCTGACCCGGCTGCGCTCGGCCCCAGCTGGCACACTCGATCCCGTTGTGTCCCAAGGAATCCAGGACGCCGTACTCGCCCAGGTCGGTATGCTCACCGCGCTCAACACCGGGATCAAGGCCCTGGACCGCTCTATTGCCGAGAAGATGGACACCCACCCCGACGGGGAGGTCTTCCAGTCCTTCCCCCGCGCCGGCACCATCAACGCCGCCCAGATCCTGACCGAATGGGGCGATTCCCGCGCCGCGTTCGACCACCCCGACGCCATCGCCGCACTGGCCGGAATCACCCCCGTCACCAAAGCCTCCGGCAAGCAACGCGGCGTGTCCTTCCGCTGGGCCTGCAACAAACGCCTGCGCCTGGCCATCACCACCTTCGCCGCCAACAGCCGCCACTCCAGCCCCTGGGCCGCCGACATCTACAACCGCGCCCGCGCATCCGGCAAAGACCACCCCCACACCACCCGCATCCTCGCCCGAGCCTGGATCCGTGTCATCTGGCGCTGCTGGCAGAACCACACGCCCTACGACCCAGCCCTGCACGGCGGCGCCCAACACCAGGTCACACAACCGACCGCAGCCTGACTTTGATCTTGAGGTTGACACAAGGGGTGTCATGACGGTTACCTCCCGACGTAGGTGAAGGAGCCGCCCCCGGCCCGCACGATCCCGATGTCGTCCTTGGTGAGCCCGCGGTGGTTCGCCGGGGTGAAGGCGTAGGTGCCGACCACACCGGTGAACCCGCGCGAGCTCTGCAGGACCTGCTTGGCGCGGTGCGGATCGCCCTGCGCCTGGCCGAGCGCCTGGGCGGCCATGGTGACGGCGTCGAAGGCGACGCCAGGGCCGAAGTCGGGCTGCGTGCCGTAGCGGGCCTGAAAATCGTCGTGGTACTGCTGTTCGAGCTGCCGCGCGTCCGCACCGCGCGGCGAGTTCTGCCACCAGAAGTCCTGCGTGGCCGGGATGAGCAGGGTGTCGGGCAGGTAGTCCTGCACCCGCCGCAGGAAGTTGTAGGTGAGGTTGCCGTCCGTGGTGGCGACCGGCACCCGCAGGCCCATCTCCCGCACGCCCTTGAACGCCACGGCGGCCGCGGCGCCGGTGCTCCACACGACGAGCGCCTGGGGCCGGGCGGCCGATATGGCTTGCAGCTGCGAGGTGACCGAAACCGCGTCACCGCTGTAGGAGGCCGCGGCGACCACCTGGCTGCCGACCACCTTGGCCGCGTGCTGGGTGGCGGTGGCGCCGTCGACCCCACTGGCGTCGGTCGTGGTGATCAGGCCGATCCGGGTGATGCCCTGGGTCTTCCAGTACTCGAGCAGCCGTTCGGCGAGGTCCTCGGTGGCCGCGCTCGCCGACCACTGCCAGCCGTCCGCGGCCGGTTTCACGCCGGGCGAAAGGCAGTAGTTGACGACCTGTGCG
Proteins encoded in this region:
- a CDS encoding IS110 family RNA-guided transposase translates to MSQQDGPLFFVGIDWAAAEHAVCVLDHTGKKTAAFTIDHTAAGFTRLAARLSGLGPAERIPVAIERPDGRLVDALLEAAHPVLPVKPTAIKTWREAEVLSGAKSDPGDAHVIADYLRVRIHRLRPAAPLSSHTKALRAVVRTRSELVEARIAASNQLAALLDAHWPGAKVIFANIESAIALAFLTRYPTAASAASLTEKRLAAFCTKQGYSGKKPAAVLLTRLRSAPAGTLDPVVSQGIQDAVLAQVGMLTALNTGIKALDRSIAEKMDTHPDGEVFQSFPRAGTINAAQILTEWGDSRAAFDHPDAIAALAGITPVTKASGKQRGVSFRWACNKRLRLAITTFAANSRHSSPWAADIYNRARASGKDHPHTTRILARAWIRVIWRCWQNHTPYDPALHGGAQHQVTQPTAA
- a CDS encoding ABC transporter substrate-binding protein, whose protein sequence is MRIVPVRKRWFTGLIGLAATALLATACSAADATGDGSYTIGVIVSQTGSGSQLGVGELQGAQLAADRLNAMGGIGGHPVRLVAADDQSNPAQAVLAARRMIGEVDAIVGPSLSGPCRAVIPLAAGAQVVNYCLSPGVKPAADGWQWSASAATEDLAERLLEYWKTQGITRIGLITTTDASGVDGATATQHAAKVVGSQVVAAASYSGDAVSVTSQLQAISAARPQALVVWSTGAAAAVAFKGVREMGLRVPVATTDGNLTYNFLRRVQDYLPDTLLIPATQDFWWQNSPRGADARQLEQQYHDDFQARYGTQPDFGPGVAFDAVTMAAQALGQAQGDPHRAKQVLQSSRGFTGVVGTYAFTPANHRGLTKDDIGIVRAGGGSFTYVGR